A genome region from Equus caballus isolate H_3958 breed thoroughbred chromosome 19, TB-T2T, whole genome shotgun sequence includes the following:
- the NR1I2 gene encoding nuclear receptor subfamily 1 group I member 2 isoform X3 encodes MTCEGCKGFFRRAMKRNARLRCPFRKGTCEITRKTRRQCQACRLRKCLESGMKKEMIMSDAAVEQRRALIRRKKRERIGTQPPGAKGLTEEQRMMIRELMDAQKKTFDITFSHFKNFRLRGEDGSIWNYKPPAEGSGKEIFSLLPHIADLSTYMFKGIINFAKVISHFRDLPIEDQISLLKGATFELCQLRCNTVFNAETGTWECGRLSYCLEDPAGGIQQLLLEPLLKFHYMLKKLQLHKEEYVLMQAISLFSPDRPGVVQRRVVDQLQEQFAVTLKVYIECNRPQPAHRFLFLKIMAILTELRSINAEHTQRLLRIQDIHPFATPLMRELFNITDG; translated from the exons GAGGGCCATGAAACGCAACGCCCGCCTGAGGTGCCCCTTCCGGAAGGGCACCTGCGAGATCACTCGGAAGACCAGGCGACAGTGCCAGGCCTGCCGCCTGCGCAAGTGCCTGGAGAGCGGCATGAAGAAGGAGA TGATCATGTCCGACGCGGCCGTGGAGCAGAGGCGGGCCTTGatcaggaggaagaagagggaacgGATTGGGACTCAGCCCCCTGGAGCCAAGGGTCTGACCGAAGAGCAGCGGATGATGATCAGGGAGCTGATGGATGCTCAGAAGAAAACCTTTGACATCACCTTCTCCCATTTCAAGAATTTCCGG CTGCGGGGGGAGGATGGCAGCATCTGGAACTACAAACCCCCAGCCGAAGGCAGTGGGAAAGAGATCTTTTCCCTGCTGCCCCACATAGCTGACTTGTCCACCTACATGTTCAAAGGCATCATCAACTTTGCGAAAGTCATCTCCCACTTCAG GGACTTGCCCATCGAGGACCAGATCTCCCTGCTGAAGGGGGCTACCTTTGAGCTGTGCCAACTGAGATGCAACACGGTGTTCAATGCAGAGACTGGGACCTGGGAGTGTGGTCGGCTGTCCTACTGCCTGGAAGACCCTGCAG GGGGCATCCAGCAGCTTCTCCTGGAGCCACTGCTGAAATTCCACTACATGCTGAAGAAGCTGCAGCTGCACAAGGAGGAGTATGTGCTAATGCAGGCcatctccctcttctccccag ATCGCCCAGGTGTGGTGCAGCGCAGGGTGGTGGACCAGCTGCAGGAGCAATTCGCTGTCACCTTGAAGGTCTACATCGAATGCAATCGGCCCCAGCCAGCCCACCG GTTCCTGTTTCTGAAGATCATGGCTATACTCACCGAGCTTCGCAGCATCAACGCCGAGCACACCCAGCGGCTGCTGCGCATCCAGGACATACACCCCTTTGCTACCCCCCTCATGCGGGAGTTGTTCAACATCACAGATGGCTGA
- the NR1I2 gene encoding nuclear receptor subfamily 1 group I member 2 isoform X1 gives MTCEGCKGFFRRAMKRNARLRCPFRKGTCEITRKTRRQCQACRLRKCLESGMKKEMIMSDAAVEQRRALIRRKKRERIGTQPPGAKGLTEEQRMMIRELMDAQKKTFDITFSHFKNFRLPEVLSSGCEIPESLQAPSREEAARWSQIRKDLCSVKLSLQLRGEDGSIWNYKPPAEGSGKEIFSLLPHIADLSTYMFKGIINFAKVISHFRDLPIEDQISLLKGATFELCQLRCNTVFNAETGTWECGRLSYCLEDPAGGIQQLLLEPLLKFHYMLKKLQLHKEEYVLMQAISLFSPDRPGVVQRRVVDQLQEQFAVTLKVYIECNRPQPAHRFLFLKIMAILTELRSINAEHTQRLLRIQDIHPFATPLMRELFNITDG, from the exons GAGGGCCATGAAACGCAACGCCCGCCTGAGGTGCCCCTTCCGGAAGGGCACCTGCGAGATCACTCGGAAGACCAGGCGACAGTGCCAGGCCTGCCGCCTGCGCAAGTGCCTGGAGAGCGGCATGAAGAAGGAGA TGATCATGTCCGACGCGGCCGTGGAGCAGAGGCGGGCCTTGatcaggaggaagaagagggaacgGATTGGGACTCAGCCCCCTGGAGCCAAGGGTCTGACCGAAGAGCAGCGGATGATGATCAGGGAGCTGATGGATGCTCAGAAGAAAACCTTTGACATCACCTTCTCCCATTTCAAGAATTTCCGG CTGCCCGAGGTGCTTAGCAGTGGCTGTGAGATTCCAGAGTCTTTGCAGGCTCCATCACGGGAAGAGGCTGCCAGGTGGAGCCAGATCAGGAAAGACCTGTGTTCCGTGAAACTCTCTCTGCAGCTGCGGGGGGAGGATGGCAGCATCTGGAACTACAAACCCCCAGCCGAAGGCAGTGGGAAAGAGATCTTTTCCCTGCTGCCCCACATAGCTGACTTGTCCACCTACATGTTCAAAGGCATCATCAACTTTGCGAAAGTCATCTCCCACTTCAG GGACTTGCCCATCGAGGACCAGATCTCCCTGCTGAAGGGGGCTACCTTTGAGCTGTGCCAACTGAGATGCAACACGGTGTTCAATGCAGAGACTGGGACCTGGGAGTGTGGTCGGCTGTCCTACTGCCTGGAAGACCCTGCAG GGGGCATCCAGCAGCTTCTCCTGGAGCCACTGCTGAAATTCCACTACATGCTGAAGAAGCTGCAGCTGCACAAGGAGGAGTATGTGCTAATGCAGGCcatctccctcttctccccag ATCGCCCAGGTGTGGTGCAGCGCAGGGTGGTGGACCAGCTGCAGGAGCAATTCGCTGTCACCTTGAAGGTCTACATCGAATGCAATCGGCCCCAGCCAGCCCACCG GTTCCTGTTTCTGAAGATCATGGCTATACTCACCGAGCTTCGCAGCATCAACGCCGAGCACACCCAGCGGCTGCTGCGCATCCAGGACATACACCCCTTTGCTACCCCCCTCATGCGGGAGTTGTTCAACATCACAGATGGCTGA
- the NR1I2 gene encoding nuclear receptor subfamily 1 group I member 2 isoform X2, producing the protein MTCEGCKGFFRRAMKRNARLRCPFRKGTCEITRKTRRQCQACRLRKCLESGMKKEMIMSDAAVEQRRALIRRKKRERIGTQPPGAKGLTEEQRMMIRELMDAQKKTFDITFSHFKNFRLPEVLSSGCEIPESLQAPSREEAARWSQIRKDLCSVKLSLQLRGEDGSIWNYKPPAEGSGKEIFSLLPHIADLSTYMFKGIINFAKVISHFRDLPIEDQISLLKGATFELCQLRCNTVFNAETGTWECGRLSYCLEDPAGGIQQLLLEPLLKFHYMLKKLQLHKEEYVLMQAISLFSPDRPGVVQRRVVDQLQEQFAVTLKVYIECNRPQPAHRLKEKLKEFNRALSLG; encoded by the exons GAGGGCCATGAAACGCAACGCCCGCCTGAGGTGCCCCTTCCGGAAGGGCACCTGCGAGATCACTCGGAAGACCAGGCGACAGTGCCAGGCCTGCCGCCTGCGCAAGTGCCTGGAGAGCGGCATGAAGAAGGAGA TGATCATGTCCGACGCGGCCGTGGAGCAGAGGCGGGCCTTGatcaggaggaagaagagggaacgGATTGGGACTCAGCCCCCTGGAGCCAAGGGTCTGACCGAAGAGCAGCGGATGATGATCAGGGAGCTGATGGATGCTCAGAAGAAAACCTTTGACATCACCTTCTCCCATTTCAAGAATTTCCGG CTGCCCGAGGTGCTTAGCAGTGGCTGTGAGATTCCAGAGTCTTTGCAGGCTCCATCACGGGAAGAGGCTGCCAGGTGGAGCCAGATCAGGAAAGACCTGTGTTCCGTGAAACTCTCTCTGCAGCTGCGGGGGGAGGATGGCAGCATCTGGAACTACAAACCCCCAGCCGAAGGCAGTGGGAAAGAGATCTTTTCCCTGCTGCCCCACATAGCTGACTTGTCCACCTACATGTTCAAAGGCATCATCAACTTTGCGAAAGTCATCTCCCACTTCAG GGACTTGCCCATCGAGGACCAGATCTCCCTGCTGAAGGGGGCTACCTTTGAGCTGTGCCAACTGAGATGCAACACGGTGTTCAATGCAGAGACTGGGACCTGGGAGTGTGGTCGGCTGTCCTACTGCCTGGAAGACCCTGCAG GGGGCATCCAGCAGCTTCTCCTGGAGCCACTGCTGAAATTCCACTACATGCTGAAGAAGCTGCAGCTGCACAAGGAGGAGTATGTGCTAATGCAGGCcatctccctcttctccccag ATCGCCCAGGTGTGGTGCAGCGCAGGGTGGTGGACCAGCTGCAGGAGCAATTCGCTGTCACCTTGAAGGTCTACATCGAATGCAATCGGCCCCAGCCAGCCCACCG GCTGAAAGAGAAGCTTAAGGAATTCAACCGAGCCTTGTCTCTTGGCTGA
- the NR1I2 gene encoding nuclear receptor subfamily 1 group I member 2 isoform X4, giving the protein MTCEGCKGFFRRAMKRNARLRCPFRKGTCEITRKTRRQCQACRLRKCLESGMKKEMIMSDAAVEQRRALIRRKKRERIGTQPPGAKGLTEEQRMMIRELMDAQKKTFDITFSHFKNFRLPEVLSSGCEIPESLQAPSREEAARWSQIRKDLCSVKLSLQLRGEDGSIWNYKPPAEGSGKEIFSLLPHIADLSTYMFKGIINFAKVISHFRDLPIEDQISLLKGATFELCQLRCNTVFNAETGTWECGRLSYCLEDPAGGIQQLLLEPLLKFHYMLKKLQLHKEEYVLMQAISLFSPDRPGVVQRRVVDQLQEQFAVTLKVYIECNRPQPAHRKQAKL; this is encoded by the exons GAGGGCCATGAAACGCAACGCCCGCCTGAGGTGCCCCTTCCGGAAGGGCACCTGCGAGATCACTCGGAAGACCAGGCGACAGTGCCAGGCCTGCCGCCTGCGCAAGTGCCTGGAGAGCGGCATGAAGAAGGAGA TGATCATGTCCGACGCGGCCGTGGAGCAGAGGCGGGCCTTGatcaggaggaagaagagggaacgGATTGGGACTCAGCCCCCTGGAGCCAAGGGTCTGACCGAAGAGCAGCGGATGATGATCAGGGAGCTGATGGATGCTCAGAAGAAAACCTTTGACATCACCTTCTCCCATTTCAAGAATTTCCGG CTGCCCGAGGTGCTTAGCAGTGGCTGTGAGATTCCAGAGTCTTTGCAGGCTCCATCACGGGAAGAGGCTGCCAGGTGGAGCCAGATCAGGAAAGACCTGTGTTCCGTGAAACTCTCTCTGCAGCTGCGGGGGGAGGATGGCAGCATCTGGAACTACAAACCCCCAGCCGAAGGCAGTGGGAAAGAGATCTTTTCCCTGCTGCCCCACATAGCTGACTTGTCCACCTACATGTTCAAAGGCATCATCAACTTTGCGAAAGTCATCTCCCACTTCAG GGACTTGCCCATCGAGGACCAGATCTCCCTGCTGAAGGGGGCTACCTTTGAGCTGTGCCAACTGAGATGCAACACGGTGTTCAATGCAGAGACTGGGACCTGGGAGTGTGGTCGGCTGTCCTACTGCCTGGAAGACCCTGCAG GGGGCATCCAGCAGCTTCTCCTGGAGCCACTGCTGAAATTCCACTACATGCTGAAGAAGCTGCAGCTGCACAAGGAGGAGTATGTGCTAATGCAGGCcatctccctcttctccccag ATCGCCCAGGTGTGGTGCAGCGCAGGGTGGTGGACCAGCTGCAGGAGCAATTCGCTGTCACCTTGAAGGTCTACATCGAATGCAATCGGCCCCAGCCAGCCCACCG GAAGCAGGCCAAACTTTGA
- the NR1I2 gene encoding nuclear receptor subfamily 1 group I member 2 isoform X5, whose product MSDAAVEQRRALIRRKKRERIGTQPPGAKGLTEEQRMMIRELMDAQKKTFDITFSHFKNFRLPEVLSSGCEIPESLQAPSREEAARWSQIRKDLCSVKLSLQLRGEDGSIWNYKPPAEGSGKEIFSLLPHIADLSTYMFKGIINFAKVISHFRDLPIEDQISLLKGATFELCQLRCNTVFNAETGTWECGRLSYCLEDPAGGIQQLLLEPLLKFHYMLKKLQLHKEEYVLMQAISLFSPDRPGVVQRRVVDQLQEQFAVTLKVYIECNRPQPAHRFLFLKIMAILTELRSINAEHTQRLLRIQDIHPFATPLMRELFNITDG is encoded by the exons ATGTCCGACGCGGCCGTGGAGCAGAGGCGGGCCTTGatcaggaggaagaagagggaacgGATTGGGACTCAGCCCCCTGGAGCCAAGGGTCTGACCGAAGAGCAGCGGATGATGATCAGGGAGCTGATGGATGCTCAGAAGAAAACCTTTGACATCACCTTCTCCCATTTCAAGAATTTCCGG CTGCCCGAGGTGCTTAGCAGTGGCTGTGAGATTCCAGAGTCTTTGCAGGCTCCATCACGGGAAGAGGCTGCCAGGTGGAGCCAGATCAGGAAAGACCTGTGTTCCGTGAAACTCTCTCTGCAGCTGCGGGGGGAGGATGGCAGCATCTGGAACTACAAACCCCCAGCCGAAGGCAGTGGGAAAGAGATCTTTTCCCTGCTGCCCCACATAGCTGACTTGTCCACCTACATGTTCAAAGGCATCATCAACTTTGCGAAAGTCATCTCCCACTTCAG GGACTTGCCCATCGAGGACCAGATCTCCCTGCTGAAGGGGGCTACCTTTGAGCTGTGCCAACTGAGATGCAACACGGTGTTCAATGCAGAGACTGGGACCTGGGAGTGTGGTCGGCTGTCCTACTGCCTGGAAGACCCTGCAG GGGGCATCCAGCAGCTTCTCCTGGAGCCACTGCTGAAATTCCACTACATGCTGAAGAAGCTGCAGCTGCACAAGGAGGAGTATGTGCTAATGCAGGCcatctccctcttctccccag ATCGCCCAGGTGTGGTGCAGCGCAGGGTGGTGGACCAGCTGCAGGAGCAATTCGCTGTCACCTTGAAGGTCTACATCGAATGCAATCGGCCCCAGCCAGCCCACCG GTTCCTGTTTCTGAAGATCATGGCTATACTCACCGAGCTTCGCAGCATCAACGCCGAGCACACCCAGCGGCTGCTGCGCATCCAGGACATACACCCCTTTGCTACCCCCCTCATGCGGGAGTTGTTCAACATCACAGATGGCTGA